The following are from one region of the Meiothermus sp. Pnk-1 genome:
- a CDS encoding GlsB/YeaQ/YmgE family stress response membrane protein, with protein sequence MSWIVAIIVGAIIGWLASSVMGEREGLVGKIVIGIVGSLLAKWLFADVLHIGGAASAGTFTIAGLIWGVIGAILLIWVLRALKLVR encoded by the coding sequence ATGAGTTGGATTGTTGCCATCATTGTGGGGGCGATTATCGGATGGCTCGCCAGCAGCGTGATGGGCGAGCGGGAGGGGCTGGTGGGCAAGATCGTCATCGGCATTGTGGGTTCCCTGCTGGCCAAGTGGCTTTTCGCTGACGTGTTGCACATCGGGGGAGCGGCCTCGGCAGGGACGTTCACCATCGCCGGGTTGATTTGGGGGGTGATCGGAGCGATCCTCCTGATCTGGGTGTTGAGGGCTTTGAAACTCGTTCGTTAA
- a CDS encoding ABC transporter substrate-binding protein produces the protein MKLRKRWLMLAIAAFGTLGFAQKTLVFGSNGEPVSLEPGNITDGISIYAQRQIYDTLVDFKAGSTEPVAGLATSWFASADGKTWTMRLRQGVKFHDGTDFDANAVAFNVNRWWDPKDPTRINQGANYEIWGELFGGFKGDKGSFLQNITVVDKYTIRFTFANPIPYFPVAIGSGYFGIASPAAIKAQGAKYGTAAGGAVGTGPFKFKEWRAGDRLILEKNANFWKKGSPKVDQVVMRFIKDPAARLAELKAGSIDFTTDIPPANLKDIQGDRNLDAVFRPSFNVGYLALNPAYKPLSDVRVRQAIAMAINKKEIVKAFWGDLGTTNGHFTPAAMKSFWSSKVSDYEYNPQRAKQMLAEAGYPNGFDLELWYMPVSRPYFPTPKEIAEAMSADLSAIGIRVKLQTKDWATYLEDRKKAPGFQAYMLGWTGDYGDPSNFFDPHFASPISDLFDPSGKPLDVKELNDLLAKGSSTSNPAERTKIYQQVDELTFNLALRIPIVHSQPLVAKRKNISGWVPSPLGSESFEDITKASSSASR, from the coding sequence ATGAAATTGAGAAAGCGATGGCTAATGCTGGCAATCGCCGCTTTTGGCACGCTTGGCTTCGCCCAGAAAACCCTGGTATTCGGGTCCAACGGCGAACCGGTGAGCCTCGAGCCAGGCAACATCACCGACGGGATCTCGATCTACGCGCAGCGACAGATCTACGACACCCTGGTGGACTTCAAGGCGGGCTCTACCGAGCCGGTAGCCGGTCTGGCGACGAGCTGGTTTGCCTCGGCGGACGGCAAGACCTGGACTATGCGGCTGCGCCAGGGGGTCAAGTTCCACGACGGCACCGACTTCGACGCCAACGCGGTGGCCTTCAACGTCAACCGCTGGTGGGACCCCAAAGACCCTACCCGCATCAACCAGGGGGCCAACTACGAGATCTGGGGTGAACTCTTCGGCGGGTTCAAGGGGGATAAGGGCTCCTTCCTCCAGAACATTACCGTGGTGGACAAGTACACCATCCGCTTCACCTTCGCCAACCCCATCCCCTACTTCCCCGTCGCCATCGGTTCGGGCTACTTCGGCATCGCCTCCCCAGCGGCCATCAAAGCCCAAGGGGCCAAGTACGGCACCGCCGCAGGCGGGGCGGTGGGCACCGGCCCGTTCAAGTTCAAGGAGTGGCGGGCCGGGGACCGGCTGATCCTGGAAAAGAACGCGAACTTCTGGAAAAAAGGTTCTCCCAAGGTAGATCAGGTGGTGATGCGCTTTATCAAGGACCCGGCAGCCCGCCTGGCGGAGCTCAAGGCCGGTTCGATTGACTTCACCACCGATATCCCCCCGGCCAACCTCAAGGACATACAAGGCGACCGCAACCTCGACGCGGTGTTCCGCCCCTCTTTCAACGTGGGCTACCTGGCCCTGAACCCCGCCTACAAACCCCTCTCCGACGTACGGGTGCGTCAGGCCATCGCCATGGCGATCAACAAAAAGGAGATCGTCAAGGCCTTCTGGGGCGACCTAGGGACCACCAACGGGCACTTCACCCCGGCCGCGATGAAGAGCTTCTGGTCAAGCAAAGTCAGCGATTACGAGTACAACCCGCAGCGGGCCAAGCAGATGCTGGCCGAGGCGGGATACCCCAACGGCTTTGACCTCGAGCTGTGGTACATGCCGGTCTCTCGCCCCTACTTCCCCACCCCTAAGGAGATCGCCGAGGCCATGAGCGCCGACCTAAGCGCCATCGGCATCCGGGTCAAGCTCCAAACCAAGGACTGGGCCACCTACCTCGAGGACCGCAAAAAGGCCCCCGGCTTCCAGGCCTACATGCTGGGCTGGACCGGCGACTACGGTGACCCCTCGAACTTCTTCGATCCTCACTTCGCTTCCCCCATCAGCGACCTCTTTGACCCCTCCGGCAAGCCGCTGGACGTCAAAGAGCTCAACGATCTGCTGGCCAAGGGTTCTTCCACCTCCAACCCCGCCGAGCGGACCAAGATCTACCAGCAGGTAGACGAGCTGACCTTCAACCTGGCCCTGCGTATCCCCATCGTCCACAGCCAACCGCTAGTGGCCAAGCGTAAGAATATTAGCGGCTGGGTACCGAGCCCCTTGGGTTCGGAGTCCTTCGAGGACATCACCAAGGCTAGCTCCTCCGCCAGCCGCTAA
- a CDS encoding ABC transporter ATP-binding protein yields MLQLKEVHTYYGHIHALQGISLEVNPGEIVTLIGANGAGKSTTLRTISGMVKARRGEVIYQGQPIQRLDAHKIVAMGIGHVPEGRRIFPRLTVEENLEIGAFLEKDKKVVQERKEYAFQLFPRLYERRSQKGGTLSGGEQQMLAIARALMQDPQLLLMDEPSMGLAPVLVDFIFETIQNLNKAGKTILLVEQNARIALQIAHRGYVLQTGRLTFSGPAAELAARPEIQEAYLGGH; encoded by the coding sequence ATGCTCCAGCTCAAAGAGGTCCACACCTACTACGGCCACATCCACGCCCTGCAGGGGATCTCCCTCGAGGTCAACCCCGGCGAGATCGTAACGCTCATCGGGGCCAACGGGGCAGGTAAGAGCACCACCTTGCGCACCATCAGCGGCATGGTCAAAGCCCGGCGCGGCGAGGTGATCTACCAAGGCCAGCCCATCCAGCGCCTGGACGCGCATAAGATCGTGGCTATGGGTATCGGCCACGTACCGGAGGGGCGGCGCATCTTCCCCAGGCTCACCGTGGAGGAAAATCTGGAGATCGGGGCCTTCCTCGAGAAGGATAAGAAAGTCGTGCAGGAGCGCAAGGAATACGCTTTTCAGCTCTTCCCCCGCCTCTACGAACGCCGCAGCCAGAAGGGGGGCACCCTCTCCGGGGGCGAGCAACAGATGTTGGCCATCGCCCGAGCCCTCATGCAAGACCCTCAGCTGCTGCTGATGGATGAGCCCAGCATGGGATTGGCCCCGGTGCTGGTGGACTTTATCTTCGAGACCATCCAAAACCTCAACAAGGCGGGCAAGACCATCCTCCTGGTCGAGCAAAACGCCCGCATTGCCCTGCAGATCGCCCACCGGGGCTATGTTTTGCAGACCGGTCGCCTCACCTTTTCAGGGCCAGCGGCGGAGTTGGCCGCTCGCCCCGAGATTCAAGAAGCCTATCTGGGAGGCCACTGA
- a CDS encoding ABC transporter ATP-binding protein: MSVPLTSASAVRGYSLSVQGVSKRFGGLLAVNDVSLEVRPGEIFSVIGPNGAGKTTFFNLLTGIYAPDTGKILLDGEEITGLSPDKVAAKGVGRTFQNIRLFGAMTVLENVLVGHHIHTHTSYLASILHTPAFRREEARAKARAMELLEFMGLAHRAGELSRNLPYGEQRRLEIARALALEPKLLLLDEPAAGMNPQETDQLKQDVQKLRKELGLTIVLIEHDMSMVMSISDRIAVLEYGSKIAEGLPAEIRSNPRVIEAYLGKGAAGGVA, translated from the coding sequence ATGAGCGTGCCCCTTACCTCCGCTTCCGCGGTACGCGGTTACTCCCTTTCGGTGCAGGGCGTTTCCAAGCGCTTTGGCGGGCTGCTGGCGGTCAACGACGTGAGCCTCGAGGTCAGACCCGGCGAGATCTTTTCGGTGATCGGCCCCAACGGTGCGGGTAAGACCACATTTTTCAACCTACTCACCGGCATCTACGCCCCCGATACGGGAAAAATTCTCCTGGATGGCGAGGAGATTACCGGCCTATCCCCCGATAAGGTGGCGGCCAAAGGGGTAGGCCGCACCTTCCAGAACATCCGCCTGTTCGGGGCCATGACCGTGCTGGAGAACGTGCTGGTGGGCCACCACATCCACACCCACACCTCCTATCTGGCCTCTATCCTGCACACCCCCGCCTTCCGTCGCGAAGAGGCGCGGGCCAAAGCCCGGGCCATGGAGCTGCTCGAGTTCATGGGCCTGGCCCACCGCGCCGGGGAGCTTTCCCGCAACCTGCCCTACGGCGAACAGCGCCGCTTGGAGATCGCCCGAGCGCTGGCGCTCGAGCCCAAGCTGCTGCTTTTGGACGAACCCGCCGCAGGGATGAACCCGCAAGAAACCGACCAGCTCAAACAAGACGTGCAAAAGCTGCGTAAGGAGCTGGGGTTGACCATCGTCCTGATCGAACACGACATGAGCATGGTGATGAGCATCTCGGACCGGATCGCGGTGCTCGAGTACGGTTCCAAAATCGCCGAGGGGCTTCCGGCGGAGATCCGCAGCAACCCCCGGGTGATTGAGGCCTATCTAGGAAAAGGCGCGGCAGGGGGTGTGGCATGA
- a CDS encoding branched-chain amino acid ABC transporter permease gives MNKNLANGLVLGATAVSLLLLLLAPNFLSGLVAIAAVGIVAYLRASVTVRSLSLALLTLGFTLGLARGSGGDLLFIGLLAVLVSLITIPGIPGWIKGLLGAAILLLSVPIAGFTNSFLFELGIQIGIYAAMALGLNVVVGMAGLLDLGYAAFFAIGAYTWAIFGSPQANQFTAGGFPLNGNFFYLFMILAIITTAITGVLIGLPALRLRGDYLAIVTLGLGEVVRVLANNLDHPVNLTNGPQGITPVERPPIDWFRSLMSFFGVHLDAKTDYQLFFYLLVLVVIGIVVAVNVNLGNSRFGRAWVAIREDETAAKAMGIPMLGTKLLAFATGAAFSGAMGVIFAAQRTFVSPESFTLLASITILGMVVLGGMGSIPGVILGAAALTILNIDLLKSFSEYLNTLRQSGATVLGFNLANLPNQFEPAKYERLVFGIVLILMMIFRPEGLIPERRHQLEAEEVKEKS, from the coding sequence ATGAACAAAAACCTTGCCAACGGCCTGGTGCTGGGGGCGACAGCGGTTTCCCTGCTGCTGTTGCTGCTGGCCCCTAACTTCCTGAGCGGGCTGGTCGCCATCGCAGCGGTAGGGATCGTCGCCTACCTGCGGGCTTCCGTAACGGTGCGAAGCCTCTCTTTGGCCCTCCTCACCCTGGGCTTTACCCTGGGCCTGGCCCGCGGGAGCGGGGGGGATTTGCTCTTCATCGGCCTGTTAGCGGTGCTGGTCTCCCTCATCACCATCCCCGGTATCCCCGGATGGATCAAAGGACTCCTAGGGGCAGCCATCCTGCTCCTCTCTGTCCCCATCGCGGGGTTCACCAACTCCTTCCTCTTCGAGCTGGGCATCCAGATTGGCATCTACGCCGCGATGGCTCTGGGTCTCAATGTGGTGGTGGGGATGGCCGGGCTCCTGGACCTAGGCTATGCAGCTTTCTTCGCCATCGGGGCCTACACTTGGGCCATCTTTGGTTCACCTCAGGCCAACCAGTTCACCGCCGGAGGCTTTCCCCTAAACGGGAATTTCTTCTACCTCTTCATGATCCTTGCCATCATCACCACGGCGATCACCGGGGTCCTAATCGGCCTGCCCGCCCTCAGGCTGCGAGGGGACTACCTGGCCATCGTAACGCTGGGGCTGGGCGAGGTGGTGCGGGTGCTGGCCAACAACCTCGACCACCCGGTAAACCTCACCAACGGCCCCCAGGGCATCACTCCGGTGGAGCGCCCCCCCATCGACTGGTTTCGCAGCCTGATGAGCTTCTTTGGGGTCCACTTGGACGCCAAGACCGACTACCAGCTATTCTTCTACCTATTGGTACTGGTGGTCATCGGCATCGTGGTCGCGGTGAACGTCAACTTGGGCAACTCCCGCTTTGGCCGGGCCTGGGTGGCCATCCGCGAGGACGAAACGGCGGCTAAAGCCATGGGCATCCCCATGCTGGGTACCAAGCTCTTGGCTTTTGCCACCGGGGCGGCCTTTTCCGGAGCGATGGGGGTGATCTTCGCGGCGCAGCGTACCTTCGTGAGCCCGGAGTCCTTCACCTTGCTGGCCTCGATCACCATCCTGGGGATGGTGGTGCTAGGGGGGATGGGTTCGATCCCTGGAGTCATCCTGGGAGCGGCGGCCCTCACCATCCTCAACATCGATCTCCTCAAAAGCTTCTCGGAGTACCTCAACACCCTGCGCCAGAGCGGGGCGACCGTGCTAGGCTTCAACCTAGCCAACCTACCCAACCAGTTTGAACCGGCCAAGTACGAGCGGCTGGTGTTTGGGATCGTGCTGATCCTGATGATGATCTTCCGGCCCGAAGGGCTCATCCCCGAGCGGCGGCACCAGCTCGAGGCCGAGGAAGTCAAGGAGAAGTCATGA
- a CDS encoding branched-chain amino acid ABC transporter permease gives MLNALLQLLPQVFLEGLLLGFVYAMIALGYTMVYGVLELINFAHSEIFMIGAVTGVEAFRYLAPVIPNALLLLLIALLLGAAVSGAVAVWVERLAYRPLRKRGTTNRLVPLITAIGVSFVLQDLVRLIEAIWHNEFFLRMTSLPALEQSFALPGVFVQLKSIILVVVSILMLLGLSYLVNYTKLGTAIRAVAQDMNTAALMGINPDQIISRTFLIGGALAGVAGVLFAVQYTTISPYVGFLPGIKAFTAAVLGGIGNIPGAMVGGLVLGQLETLAGTYMPTLTNGNFGTEYKDVIAFLILILLLLFRPQGLLGQVVKEKV, from the coding sequence TTGCTAAATGCTCTGTTGCAGCTCTTGCCGCAGGTGTTCCTCGAGGGGCTGTTGCTCGGGTTCGTGTACGCCATGATCGCCTTGGGCTACACCATGGTCTATGGGGTGCTCGAGCTGATCAACTTCGCCCACTCGGAGATCTTTATGATCGGCGCGGTAACCGGCGTGGAAGCGTTTCGCTATCTAGCCCCGGTAATCCCCAACGCTTTGCTCCTGCTCCTGATCGCTTTGCTGCTGGGCGCCGCTGTCTCCGGCGCGGTGGCGGTATGGGTCGAGCGGTTGGCCTACCGCCCCCTGCGCAAACGGGGCACCACCAATCGTCTGGTGCCGCTGATCACCGCCATCGGGGTTTCTTTCGTGCTACAAGACCTGGTGCGGCTGATCGAAGCCATCTGGCACAACGAGTTCTTCCTGCGCATGACCAGCCTGCCCGCCCTCGAGCAATCCTTTGCTCTTCCGGGGGTCTTCGTCCAGCTCAAATCCATCATCCTGGTGGTGGTCTCGATCCTGATGCTCCTGGGACTTAGCTACTTGGTGAACTACACCAAGCTGGGAACCGCCATTCGCGCCGTCGCCCAGGACATGAACACCGCCGCCCTCATGGGGATCAATCCCGACCAGATCATCTCCCGCACCTTCTTGATTGGCGGGGCTTTAGCCGGGGTAGCGGGGGTGCTCTTCGCGGTACAATACACCACCATCTCCCCCTACGTAGGGTTTTTACCCGGCATCAAGGCCTTTACCGCCGCCGTGCTGGGTGGGATCGGAAACATTCCCGGAGCGATGGTGGGGGGCTTGGTATTGGGCCAGCTCGAGACCCTGGCCGGGACTTACATGCCCACCCTCACCAACGGTAACTTCGGCACCGAATACAAGGACGTGATCGCTTTCTTGATCCTCATCCTGCTGCTTCTGTTCAGGCCCCAAGGGCTCTTGGGCCAAGTGGTCAAGGAGAAGGTATGA
- a CDS encoding branched-chain amino acid ABC transporter substrate-binding protein: MKQTLIVAIGALALGLASAQSNVIKIATQSPLSGGQAALGEQIKLGAQVAVEEAQARFKAMGFDLQLAPYDDQANPDTGVANANRIINDKDILGVVGHLNSGVAIPASEVYARTGLVMVSPANTNPRVTDRNLPNVNRICGRDDVQGPAGAEFAYRDLKVTKAFVLHDKTAYGQGLAENFAARFKALGGTVLQLVGTEEKSNFAPLIVQIQAAKPDLIYFGGIYDQIGPFAKQLRERGITTPIMGGDGLDSSEYERLAGTAAAKNTYFTTVAGPVSQFPKAAALAKVFEQKFNKKIEGFGIYAYDSANVIIAAIEAAIKANGGKKPDVKQVAQEVRKVKLSGLTGDIEFDSKGDIKVADYFVLYMEDGVYAHAKLLKKVAVPAPALR, from the coding sequence ATGAAGCAAACCCTTATCGTCGCAATTGGCGCACTGGCCCTAGGGCTGGCTTCGGCCCAGTCCAACGTGATCAAGATCGCCACCCAGTCGCCGCTGTCGGGCGGACAAGCGGCCCTGGGCGAGCAGATCAAGCTGGGGGCTCAGGTAGCTGTAGAAGAGGCCCAGGCTCGGTTCAAGGCTATGGGCTTTGACCTGCAGCTCGCCCCCTACGATGACCAAGCCAACCCCGATACCGGCGTGGCCAACGCCAACCGCATCATCAACGATAAAGATATCCTGGGGGTGGTAGGCCACCTCAACTCCGGCGTAGCCATTCCCGCCTCGGAGGTCTATGCCCGCACCGGGCTGGTGATGGTCTCTCCCGCCAACACCAACCCCCGCGTCACCGACCGCAACCTGCCCAACGTCAACCGGATCTGCGGGCGCGACGATGTACAAGGCCCGGCCGGCGCCGAGTTCGCCTACCGCGACCTCAAAGTGACCAAAGCCTTCGTGCTCCACGACAAGACTGCCTACGGCCAGGGCTTGGCGGAGAATTTCGCCGCGCGCTTCAAGGCCCTCGGCGGGACCGTACTGCAGCTCGTGGGCACCGAGGAGAAGAGCAACTTTGCCCCGCTAATTGTGCAGATCCAGGCCGCCAAGCCCGATCTGATCTACTTTGGCGGCATCTACGACCAGATCGGCCCCTTCGCCAAGCAGCTCCGCGAGCGGGGTATCACCACCCCCATAATGGGCGGCGACGGCCTCGACTCCTCCGAGTACGAGCGCCTGGCCGGGACCGCAGCGGCCAAGAACACCTACTTCACCACCGTCGCCGGTCCGGTAAGCCAGTTCCCCAAGGCGGCGGCTTTGGCTAAGGTCTTCGAGCAGAAGTTCAATAAAAAGATCGAGGGCTTCGGCATCTACGCCTACGACTCAGCCAACGTGATCATCGCCGCCATCGAGGCGGCCATCAAGGCCAACGGCGGCAAGAAGCCCGATGTCAAGCAGGTGGCCCAGGAAGTCCGCAAGGTCAAGCTCTCGGGCCTCACCGGGGACATCGAGTTCGACAGCAAGGGCGACATCAAGGTGGCCGACTACTTTGTGCTCTACATGGAGGACGGGGTATACGCCCACGCCAAGCTGCTCAAGAAGGTCGCCGTCCCGGCCCCGGCCCTACGCTGA